The proteins below are encoded in one region of Chitinophagaceae bacterium:
- a CDS encoding NTP transferase domain-containing protein — protein MKAIIPVAGAGTKLRPHTYTQPKALIPIAGKTVLSIIVDQLHEAGVHEFVFIVGYLGDKIHDYIKETFPHIHSTFVTQNERQGLGHAIMLSKEHVAGDEAIIVLGDTICEYDVKEVLQSEQSMLAVKKVDDPRSFGVAEVDEDGKILKVVEKPQIPKSNLALVGIYKIRDTHMLYDCLELNYRDGVKNRDEYSLTDALQCMIEKGSNFKSFKVLNWFDCGNKESLLESNSTLLKKFGTSISPDHRFENVIVVEPVSIGKNCEIKNSIIGPNVAVGDNTTINYSIVKDSIIGSYADLFDIVLEDSLIGSDTEVKGETRSLNIGDNTEIDLG, from the coding sequence ATGAAAGCAATAATTCCGGTGGCAGGTGCAGGAACAAAACTGCGGCCACATACATATACACAACCCAAGGCCCTCATTCCCATTGCGGGAAAAACGGTGCTGAGCATCATTGTAGATCAACTGCATGAAGCCGGTGTTCATGAATTTGTATTTATCGTTGGCTATTTGGGCGATAAAATTCATGATTACATTAAGGAAACCTTTCCTCATATTCACAGCACATTTGTTACACAGAATGAACGGCAGGGGCTGGGGCATGCAATTATGCTGTCGAAAGAACATGTTGCAGGTGACGAAGCCATCATTGTACTTGGTGATACGATTTGCGAATATGATGTAAAAGAAGTGCTGCAGAGTGAGCAGTCAATGCTGGCTGTAAAGAAAGTGGATGACCCAAGAAGTTTTGGTGTGGCTGAAGTGGATGAAGACGGAAAGATTTTAAAAGTGGTGGAAAAGCCGCAAATTCCAAAAAGCAATCTTGCTTTGGTAGGTATTTATAAAATCAGGGATACACATATGTTGTACGATTGCCTGGAACTGAATTACAGGGATGGGGTAAAGAACCGTGATGAATACAGCTTGACTGATGCATTGCAGTGTATGATTGAAAAGGGCTCGAATTTTAAATCGTTCAAAGTTTTAAACTGGTTCGATTGCGGTAATAAAGAATCCCTGCTTGAATCAAATTCAACATTGCTGAAGAAATTCGGCACATCTATCTCACCCGATCACCGTTTTGAAAATGTAATTGTAGTTGAGCCGGTAAGCATCGGCAAGAACTGTGAAATTAAAAACTCCATCATCGGTCCCAATGTGGCTGTAGGTGATAATACAACCATCAACTATTCCATTGTTAAAGATTCCATCATTGGCTCCTATGCCGATCTGTTTGATATTGTGCTGGAAGATTCACTCATTGGCAGCGATACAGAAGTAAAAGGTGAAACACGAAGTTTGAATATTGGTGATAACACCGAGATTGATTTGGGATAA